The segment AGACCCTATGTAGGCGGTCCGGAAAAGAGAGAAATTCAACACCCATGCCAATTCTATCAGGTGTTCCATGATGTCTCACTATCCCTTCTACAGGTAGGGGGCCAACACAGGGCAAAAATAAGGTCAAAGTTATTTTTTCGCCAACAGGGAGGAGTAGTTCTTCGGTTGCTTCTACAAAGCATCCTGTCAGGGAAAGATCACAAAGATAAAGATGCATTTCTTTTTCGTTTACAAAGACCGGCAGTTGACAGCAGTAGCGGGGGCTTTTGCGCCTATCTGTAAAAAACATCTGTCACCTCTCTTTAGCATTTGACCTTATGGTATTCATCGGCGATAAAAAATAAAAGGAAAAATTTATGGGAAGCATAATTTTTTGCGGAGCTTGCGGTACAGTAACTGGAAGCGCCTATTTCCTTGAGACAGGCGGTAAAAGGATCCTTATTGACTGTGGGCTTTACCAGGAAAAGGATTACGAAAAGATTAACTCGAATTTTCTTTTCGATCCTAAAAAAATAGACTACGTCATACTAACCCATGCCCACCTTGATCACTCAGGAAGACTCCTTGAGCTGGTGCGCGATGGCTTTAAGGGAGAAATTCTTACTACTGAGCCTACTGTCGATCTTCTAGAGATTGTTTTGGCAGATCGTTTACATCTCGAACCGAAACTCGGACCAAAAAGTCTCGTTAAGAAGGT is part of the Thermodesulfatator atlanticus DSM 21156 genome and harbors:
- a CDS encoding PilZ domain-containing protein, which translates into the protein MFFTDRRKSPRYCCQLPVFVNEKEMHLYLCDLSLTGCFVEATEELLLPVGEKITLTLFLPCVGPLPVEGIVRHHGTPDRIGMGVEFLSFPDRLHRVYAKFVKILPILEEARNLYRELVEMEAR